A region from the Tachysurus vachellii isolate PV-2020 chromosome 25, HZAU_Pvac_v1, whole genome shotgun sequence genome encodes:
- the grinab gene encoding glutamate receptor, ionotropic, N-methyl D-aspartate-associated protein 1b (glutamate binding), which yields MSQSKSGYVPFVDSSSPPGPQGYMHEQPNPVGFVLPPPDYNGMPGVPGAPGAPGEILFSPPGAFMHPMYGQGGPGFPQAPFPQAAPYNPAPPNPTLNPAPNPTPYQYTPDTSDNFYQTDEPPPGYNNEDITISGFDDKAVRRAFIRKVFLVLTVQLIVTFSAVALFTFEPNIKTFVRENTWTYYISYIIFLVPLIAISCCGEFRRKHPWNLIALSVLTLSMSYMTGMIASFYDTDAVVMAVGITVVVCFTVVIFSLQSKYDFTSCAGVLFVCVIILFIFGILCIFIRNRILHIVYASLGALVFTCFLAVDTQLLLGNKKLSLSPEEYVFGALNLYLDIINIFLYILQIIGRSRN from the exons ATGTCTCAGAGTAAAAGTGGATACGTCCCATTTGTGGACAGCAGCTCACCCCCGGGGCCGCAGGGTTACATGCACGAACAGCCGAACCCCGTCGGATTCGTCCTGCCTCCGCCGGACTATAACGGGATGCCTGGAGTCCCGGGAGCACCTGGAGCACCCGGTGAAATTCTCTTTTCTCCTCCGGGAGCCTTTATGCATCCGATGTACGGTCAGGGGGGGCCCGGATTTCCACAGGCTCCTTTCCCTCAAGCGGCTCCCTATAACCCAGCGCCTCCCAATCCGACCCTGAATCCGGCTCCAAATCCGACTCCATACCAGTACACTCCAG ATACGTCCGACAACTTTTACCAAACTGACGAGCCTCCCCCGGGGTACAATAACGAGGACATCACAATCTCAGGCTTCGATGATAAAGCAGTGAGACGAGCGTTCATCcgcaag GTTTTCCTGGTTCTCACCGTGCAGCTCATCGTCACCTTCTCGGCCGTCGCTCTGTTCACCTTTGAGCCCAACATCAAGACGTTTGTGAGGGAGAACACCTGGACCTACTACATCTCCTATATCATCTTCCTCGTTCCACTCATCGCTATCAGCTGCTGCGGAGAATTTCGCCGCAAGCACCCGTGGAACCTGATCGCCTTG TCGGTGTTGACTCTGAGCATGTCATACATGACCGGGATGATCGCCAGCTTCTACGACACGGACGCCGTCGTCATGGCCGTCGGCATCACCGTGGTGGTCTGCTTCACCGTGGTGATCTTCTCCCTGCAG AGTAAATACGACTTCACTTCCTGTGCCGGCGTCCTGTTCGTGTGTGTGatcatcctcttcatcttcGGGATCCTCTGCATCTTCATCCGTAACAGAATCCTGCACATCGTGTACGCCTCACTGGGCGCGCTGGTCTTCACCTGC TTCTTGGCCGTGGACACACAGCTGCTTCTGGGAAACAAGAAACTGTCTCTGAGTCCCGAGGAGTACGTGTTCGGAGCGCTGAACCTTTACCTGGACATCATCAACATCTTCCTGTACATCCTACAAATCATCGGCCGAAGCCGCAACTAA
- the LOC132839942 gene encoding speriolin-like protein, producing the protein MAEHELDLTASLILENQKLSREVEDLKTLQSVVKENLELRSRMDGFSTRDKTMEKSELSAGKKSMLQLRDGFVGERSFRSGLMAPHRVSSPIRNPGSRPACPDASSSSSCQAVKESERLMGEIAFQLERRILSHVFYKQTRLYGFTVHNIQDKIIQVSTHPLTGQVDEEYRSEMTERYVDLMDRLSALGYNMTLHPLFTEFIINTYGLLKDRPNTHAAQEQEYNDLDVVRCVMLETMPSSLLKDMLVLFCCLCYMVKKDGKPVILW; encoded by the exons ATGGCTGAACATGAGTTGGACTTAACCGCTTCACTCATTCTTGAAAATCAGAAGCTCAGTCGTGAGGTGGAGGATCTGAAAACGCTGCAGAGCGTAGTGAAGGAGAACCTGGAGCTGCGCTCGAGGATGGACGGCTTCTCGACCAGAGATAAGACGATGGAGAAAAGCGAGCTAAGCGCAG GGAAGAAATCCATGCTCCAGTTGCGTGACGGTTTTGTAGGCGAGCGCTCGTTCAGATCCGGTCTCATGGCACCTCATCGCGTGTCGTCTCCTATCAGAAACCCAGGGAGCAGACCTGCGTGTCCTGATGCGTCGTCCTCGTCGTCCTGCCAGGCGGTGAAAG AGTCTGAGCGCTTGATGGGAGAAATCGCCTTTCAGCTGGAGCGCAGGATCCTCTCACACGTCTTCTACAAACAGACGAGACTGTACGGCTTCACGGTGCACAACATACAGGACAAGATCATACAG GTGTCTACACATCCTCTGACAGGACAGGTGGATGAGGAGTACAGGTCTGAGATGACCGAACGCTATGTAGACCTGATGGATCGGCTCAGCGCTTTGGGCTACAACATGACACTCCATCCTCTCTTCACTGAGTTCATCATCAACACGTACGGCCTCCTAAAGGACCGACCAAACACACACGCGGCCCAGGAGCAGGAATACAACGACCTGGACGTAGTGAGGTGTGTGATGTTGGAGACGATGCCTTCTAGCCTACTGAAAGACATGCTGGTCCTCTTCTGCTGCCTGTGCTACATGGTGAAGAAGGACGGAAAGCCGGTCATCCTGTGGTAG